A genomic segment from Patescibacteria group bacterium encodes:
- a CDS encoding 50S ribosomal protein L28, translating into MAKTCPVTGKGSKVAGGYSNRTRATQFNPTPKVRRHPNLQKKKIYIPELKKSITLTLSTKAIKTINKKGAYVTLKKAGII; encoded by the coding sequence ATGGCAAAGACGTGTCCAGTTACAGGAAAGGGTTCAAAGGTTGCAGGTGGTTATAGCAACCGTACTCGTGCTACCCAATTTAACCCCACCCCCAAAGTCAGACGTCATCCCAATCTCCAAAAAAAGAAAATTTATATTCCCGAACTCAAAAAAAGTATTACACTCACACTCTCCACAAAAGCAATTAAGACAATCAATAAAAAAGGAGCGTATGTGACGCTCAAAAAAGCGGGAATTATCTAG
- a CDS encoding site-2 protease family protein: protein MQIDFVFIITILILSIVIHEVSHGYVAEYLGDPTARLAGRLTLNPLKHIDPLGSIIIPALLVISGANFLIGWAKPVPYNPYNLRNGKWGEAMVAGAGPLVNVLLALVFGLLIRFGIAFDFVSASFVEFAGYVVFINILLAFFNLIPVPPLDGSKVLSAILPYGLMQPYMRFQNFMIRYGFVAAVGFIFIFIFFLWPYFFALISFLFTLITGIPFF from the coding sequence ATGCAAATTGACTTTGTTTTTATTATAACGATACTTATTCTCTCTATAGTCATACACGAAGTGTCGCATGGCTATGTTGCCGAGTATCTCGGTGACCCGACTGCACGGCTTGCAGGAAGACTCACTCTTAATCCGCTCAAACACATTGATCCATTAGGTTCAATCATAATCCCTGCACTCTTGGTGATTTCAGGAGCAAATTTTCTTATCGGCTGGGCAAAGCCAGTGCCGTACAATCCGTATAATCTGCGCAATGGCAAATGGGGGGAGGCAATGGTCGCCGGTGCGGGACCACTGGTCAATGTTTTACTTGCTCTTGTTTTTGGTCTTCTTATTCGGTTTGGTATTGCATTTGATTTTGTATCCGCTTCCTTTGTAGAGTTTGCCGGTTATGTGGTATTCATAAATATTCTTCTCGCATTTTTCAATCTCATTCCGGTGCCACCACTCGATGGATCAAAGGTGCTCTCAGCAATTTTGCCGTATGGGCTTATGCAGCCATACATGCGCTTCCAGAATTTCATGATCCGCTACGGGTTTGTCGCAGCGGTGGGTTTTATCTTTATATTCATATTTTTCCTTTGGCCGTACTTTTTTGCACTTATCTCATTTCTCTTTACACTCATCACAGGGATTCCATTTTTCTAA
- the rpsL gene encoding 30S ribosomal protein S12: MSTINQLVKKKRKKIAKKSKVVALSRGFNTLKNRPAFYSSPFKRGVCIKVTTKTPKKPNSAIRKIVRVRLTNGMEVTAYVPGMGHNLQEHSVVLLRGGRVKDIGVRYTVVRGKLDTAGVENRKQGRSLYGAKKQKGD, from the coding sequence ATGTCAACCATAAATCAGCTCGTAAAAAAGAAAAGGAAAAAAATCGCCAAAAAATCCAAAGTGGTGGCTCTTAGCCGTGGTTTTAATACACTCAAGAACAGGCCGGCATTTTATTCGTCTCCATTTAAACGAGGCGTATGTATTAAGGTGACCACAAAGACCCCGAAAAAACCGAACTCTGCTATCAGAAAAATTGTGCGGGTACGTCTTACTAATGGTATGGAAGTAACTGCATATGTTCCTGGTATGGGGCACAATCTACAAGAACACTCAGTGGTGCTTCTGCGCGGAGGAAGGGTAAAAGACATCGGTGTTCGTTACACGGTGGTTCGTGGCAAGCTCGATACAGCGGGTGTGGAAAATAGAAAACAGGGTAGAAGTCTTTACGGTGCTAAAAAACAAAAAGGCGATTAA
- the rpsG gene encoding 30S ribosomal protein S7 → MRRKIKNKNKTAPETVYNSVKVAKFTNSIMKDGRKNAARKVVYNAFDEIKTKIKTDDPTEIFETALRNVTPTMEVRSRRVGGANYQVPREVRPERRQALAMRWIINAARAKKGSPMYKNLANELIAASNNEGDAVKKKENTHKMAEANKAFAHFAW, encoded by the coding sequence ATGCGAAGAAAGATAAAAAATAAAAACAAAACAGCACCGGAAACAGTATACAATTCTGTAAAAGTTGCAAAATTCACAAACTCAATTATGAAAGATGGCAGAAAAAATGCCGCGCGCAAGGTTGTGTACAATGCATTTGATGAAATAAAAACAAAAATAAAAACAGATGACCCTACTGAGATTTTTGAAACAGCTCTGCGAAATGTAACCCCGACGATGGAGGTAAGATCTCGCCGTGTCGGAGGTGCCAACTATCAGGTGCCGAGAGAAGTTCGTCCAGAAAGGAGACAAGCTCTCGCTATGCGCTGGATAATCAATGCTGCGCGAGCAAAGAAAGGTTCTCCCATGTATAAAAATCTCGCCAATGAGCTGATTGCTGCAAGCAACAACGAAGGGGATGCAGTAAAGAAGAAAGAAAATACACATAAAATGGCAGAAGCCAATAAGGCATTTGCGCACTTTGCGTGGTAA
- the fusA gene encoding elongation factor G yields the protein MERDYPLEKVRNIGIIAHIDAGKTTITERVLFYTGVSHKIGEVHEGEAVMDWMEQERERGITITSAATTTFWTPTYAKEGDETLKHRINIIDTPGHVDFTVEVERSLKVLDGGVVVFDGVAGVEPQSETVWRQADKYNVPRICFINKLDRTGASFDRSFKTILDRLTKNAIKMQIPIGEEEKHEGIVDLLTMKAYYFEGNMGEKVRTGDIPPNMKDEAQKLHSELVEKIVENDEKATEDFLEGKEIPVEDLKRILRKSVIGNVLVPVFTGSALKNKGIQLVLDAVIDYLPSPLDILPIKGIDPKTEEEIERKASDDEPFAALAFKLQTDPFVGQLTYFRVYSGTIEAGSYIYNSSTGKKERLGRILRMHANHREDVKKVYAGEIAAAVGLKDTKTSDTLCDEAHPIILDKIEFPEPVVQLRIEPKTKADQEKMGIALKKLSDEDPTFKITTDKETLETIISGMGELHLDILVDRMKREFNVEANVGKPQVAYRETIQKEAEAETKYIKQTGGRGQYGHVKIRIKPLVPLEEGAKLPKNVKREDGFEFINSIKGGVVPAEYIPAVQKGVREAMDRGTVAGYPLVDISCELFDGSYHEVDSSEIAFKIAASQAFQDAVKRANPVLLEPIMKVEIVTPEKFMGDITGNLSSKRGQIESTEERGMLKVVNAKVPLSEMFGYITILRSMTEGRGSSTMEFDHYAVVPTNVAQTIIEVRG from the coding sequence ATGGAAAGAGATTATCCGCTGGAAAAAGTAAGAAATATTGGCATTATTGCCCATATTGACGCTGGAAAGACGACTATTACCGAGCGCGTTCTTTTCTATACCGGTGTCTCACACAAAATAGGCGAGGTACACGAAGGCGAAGCAGTGATGGACTGGATGGAACAAGAGCGAGAACGTGGAATCACGATTACATCAGCCGCAACCACTACTTTTTGGACACCCACATATGCAAAAGAAGGGGATGAAACACTCAAGCACAGAATAAATATTATTGATACTCCCGGACATGTGGATTTTACCGTTGAAGTTGAACGCTCTCTTAAGGTGCTCGATGGCGGCGTTGTGGTTTTCGACGGAGTTGCCGGTGTTGAACCGCAGTCAGAAACCGTCTGGAGGCAAGCGGATAAATACAATGTGCCACGCATTTGCTTTATAAACAAATTAGACAGAACCGGTGCGAGTTTTGACCGGTCATTCAAAACAATATTGGACAGGCTAACAAAAAATGCAATTAAGATGCAAATTCCAATAGGTGAAGAAGAAAAACATGAAGGAATAGTTGATTTGCTCACAATGAAGGCATACTACTTTGAAGGAAATATGGGGGAGAAAGTTCGGACTGGAGACATACCTCCAAATATGAAAGACGAAGCTCAAAAACTCCACAGTGAGCTCGTAGAAAAAATTGTTGAAAATGATGAAAAAGCAACTGAGGACTTTCTTGAAGGAAAAGAAATTCCCGTTGAGGATTTAAAAAGGATTTTACGAAAATCAGTCATTGGAAACGTATTGGTACCGGTGTTTACTGGTTCAGCACTTAAAAACAAAGGGATACAGCTTGTACTTGATGCGGTTATAGATTATCTTCCTTCACCACTTGATATACTGCCAATAAAAGGAATAGATCCAAAAACAGAAGAGGAAATAGAGCGAAAAGCATCCGATGATGAGCCATTTGCAGCACTTGCATTTAAACTCCAGACTGATCCATTTGTGGGGCAACTGACTTACTTTCGTGTGTACTCAGGAACGATAGAGGCAGGTTCATATATATATAATTCATCGACTGGCAAGAAAGAGCGATTGGGACGAATTTTGCGTATGCACGCAAACCATCGCGAGGATGTAAAGAAGGTCTATGCCGGTGAGATTGCCGCAGCAGTTGGACTTAAAGACACAAAAACTTCAGACACACTCTGCGACGAAGCACATCCGATAATACTAGACAAAATTGAATTTCCTGAGCCAGTGGTTCAACTTCGCATTGAACCGAAAACAAAAGCAGACCAGGAAAAAATGGGTATCGCGCTTAAAAAACTTTCCGATGAGGATCCTACCTTTAAGATAACGACAGACAAAGAGACTCTTGAAACTATTATTTCCGGCATGGGTGAGCTTCACCTCGACATTCTTGTTGATAGAATGAAACGCGAGTTTAATGTGGAAGCCAATGTTGGCAAACCGCAAGTAGCGTATCGCGAAACAATACAAAAAGAGGCGGAAGCTGAAACAAAATACATTAAGCAGACAGGTGGTCGTGGTCAGTACGGTCATGTCAAAATACGTATCAAGCCTTTAGTCCCACTTGAGGAAGGTGCAAAACTGCCTAAAAATGTTAAACGTGAAGACGGATTTGAATTCATCAACTCCATTAAAGGAGGCGTAGTACCAGCCGAGTACATTCCTGCGGTTCAAAAAGGAGTCAGAGAGGCAATGGATAGAGGCACTGTCGCGGGATATCCGCTGGTGGATATTTCATGCGAACTTTTTGATGGTTCATACCATGAAGTGGACTCATCTGAAATTGCATTTAAAATTGCCGCTTCGCAAGCGTTTCAAGACGCAGTAAAGCGGGCAAACCCAGTACTCCTTGAACCTATTATGAAAGTCGAGATAGTAACACCCGAGAAGTTTATGGGTGACATCACCGGAAACTTGAGTTCCAAGCGTGGGCAGATTGAAAGCACTGAGGAGCGCGGAATGCTCAAAGTGGTAAATGCAAAAGTGCCGCTTTCGGAAATGTTTGGCTACATCACAATCCTTCGCTCAATGACCGAAGGGAGGGGAAGTTCCACCATGGAATTTGACCACTATGCTGTTGTGCCCACCAACGTCGCCCAGACAATTATTGAGGTGAGAGGATAA